The Deltaproteobacteria bacterium region CTTTCTCTGGTCGGTCCGGAGGGAGCGGACAAGGTCATCAGCAATGGCATGGACCTGGGACACCCGACGCCAAGCATGCAGGAGTGCATGGACCGTTGGAAAAAGAAATATAAGGAGCCCTTCTTCTCCGACTCGATCATCACCTGGGCTGAGGCCGAGGTTTTCATCCAGGCCCTTAAAAAGGCTAATAGCATCATGCCGGAAAAAGTAGTCGCCGCCTTTGACGCGATGACCGCGCCGGGCAGCTTCCAGACGGCCTTCGGTCCGGGCAACATGGGCGGGAAGAACCGTTTAGGGGTCAACCGGGTCGTAGTTCGCCCCATGCCGATCAGTCGATTGGATAAAGGGGAAATATCTTTTGTCGGCTTCAAGATGCCTGTGGTCGATAAATAGCCAATCCAATGGCGGCCCGGAAGGAACCTCTCCTCCGGGCCGGAGGGTAGCATCTTGGAAATTTCGCCGGCCTTAATCTGGCAAGGGACAATCAACGGGCTGGCCCTGGGGTGGATCTATGTCCTCATGGCCCTCGGTTTGACCCTGATCTTCGGCATCATGCACATCATGCAGTTCGCCCACGGCGAAATCTACATGATCGGAGCCTATATTGTTTATTACCTGATCGCCTCTTTCGGGCTGCCCCTTGTTTTAGCCACCCTCATATCCATGCTGGCCATGGCTTTAACCGGTGTATTTCTGGAGCGGTTTTTATTTCGTCGGCTCAAGGGGCAGATCTTGTCGGCCATTGTGGCCACCACTGGCCTGACCCTGATTATTCAAAGCGGGGCAGTTGTCCTGTTCGGCCTCTACGAACGCTCTATCCCTTTGCTGGCCACCGGCCCCCTGACCCTGTTGGGCAGCGCCGTTCCCAAGGACAGGATCGTCGCCGTAGCCGTATCTGTCATCCTGAGTCTGTCCCTCTATGTTTTTCTGAGGAAGACCAAATACGGCCAGGCCATGGTGGCCAGCGCCCAGAGCCCCGAGGGGGCTATTCTGCAGGGTATCGGCCCGGATAAGATGGCCGCTCTGGCCATGGTCATCGGCTGTGCCCTGGCCGCCGCGGGCGGCATGCTGGCCGGATCACTTTTCGCCTTGAGCCCCTACATGGGTTTAGCGCCCCTGGTCAAGGGGCTGGTTATCATCGTCCTGGGCGGCATGGGCAGCCTGGCCGGGGCTTTTCTTGCCGGGATGATCCTTGGCTTGATTGACGGGCTGGTGCCCATCCTTTTCGGGCATGCCTGGGCGGCCATCGGGCCGCTGCTCCTCGTAATCCTCGTTCTGGTAGTAAAACCACAGGGACTGTTCGGGCATGCGGAATAATCGTTCTGTAAAGGCGTTCATGGGCTTTGGATCGGCGGTTGTGGTCATCGCTGCACCCCTGTTCCTGGATAGCCAGTATTGGACCTCGGCCCTGACCGTAATAGCCATCAACGTCCTTTTAACAGCCAGCCTGCGAACGGTTACCCTGATCGGGGAGTTCTCCCTCGGTCATGCCGGCTTCATGCTCGTCGGCGCTTATACCGCCGGGCTTTTATCGATGCAGGCCGGTCTGCCTTTCGGGGTGACGGTGCCGGCCGGAGCGCTTCTGGCCGGATGCCTGGCCTTGGCTCTGGGCTTCCCTTTCATGCGCGTCAAGGGCATTTATTTC contains the following coding sequences:
- a CDS encoding branched-chain amino acid ABC transporter permease; its protein translation is MEISPALIWQGTINGLALGWIYVLMALGLTLIFGIMHIMQFAHGEIYMIGAYIVYYLIASFGLPLVLATLISMLAMALTGVFLERFLFRRLKGQILSAIVATTGLTLIIQSGAVVLFGLYERSIPLLATGPLTLLGSAVPKDRIVAVAVSVILSLSLYVFLRKTKYGQAMVASAQSPEGAILQGIGPDKMAALAMVIGCALAAAGGMLAGSLFALSPYMGLAPLVKGLVIIVLGGMGSLAGAFLAGMILGLIDGLVPILFGHAWAAIGPLLLVILVLVVKPQGLFGHAE